A single region of the Longimicrobiaceae bacterium genome encodes:
- a CDS encoding phospholipase D family protein translates to MVAGAQHEVILGAPYAQSGALSAGPLANALDAALRRGVRVDWVSTPAALPALRIRAGSAGVLRFYQPEGRLLAEPGTLGSHAKFLVVDEAHAYVGSANFTGRGFRDQLEMGLLVHGEPAREIARFWRYAIEIGLLVEVRT, encoded by the coding sequence CTGGTCGCCGGCGCGCAGCACGAGGTGATCCTCGGTGCACCCTATGCCCAGTCGGGTGCCCTCAGTGCAGGCCCACTCGCAAACGCGCTGGATGCAGCGCTTCGCCGGGGCGTGCGCGTGGACTGGGTGAGCACTCCCGCGGCGCTGCCGGCGCTCCGGATCCGCGCGGGGAGTGCCGGCGTGCTCCGCTTCTATCAGCCCGAGGGGCGCCTCCTCGCCGAGCCCGGAACGCTCGGATCTCACGCCAAGTTCCTAGTGGTGGACGAGGCCCACGCCTACGTGGGTAGCGCGAACTTCACCGGGCGGGGTTTTCGTGACCAGCTCGAGATGGGGTTGCTCGTTCATGGGGAGCCCGCACGCGAGATTGCGCGCTTCTGGCGCTACGCGATCGAGATCGGACTCCTCGTTGAAGTTCGAACCTAA